Genomic DNA from Anguilla anguilla isolate fAngAng1 chromosome 17, fAngAng1.pri, whole genome shotgun sequence:
CCCTGTTCCTGAAGagctaccatcctgtaggttttcatttcaaccctaatttagctCGATTCACTtcattctactaattagcagctcaatgagatctctggctgttgaatgagatgtggtTTCTTAGGGATAGAGTCAAAACATACAGGATGGCAGAttttcaggaacagggttggttaccgcGGCTCTATACTTCATACTAAACTATACCAATCTAAGAGGGGCCATGCTCGGTCAGCATAAAAAACACTCTGTCAGAGAGCCAATTTAAACACTGcaaattttactgtgcagaacaaaaaaaaagaaaaagacctTTATATTCACATACGCTGTAGGTGGCCTGACGTGTCAAGGTGaatgcacaaaaatgtacagGCATCGTGCGACATGTCCCCACCTCACACGTTTTCTGGGTCGTGCAATGGAAAGCACTCTCGGCTATGTCCCTGTGGAAATATGAAATCACCGCACACGTCCAGGCTTAAAGCTGCGGGAGCGCACGACTAAAGATACCTCACTCACCCATCGATGATCCCTGCTATTTATAGGAGCCCTGCAGGTCACTGCATTGTAAATAATCCCAAAATGTATCATACAGATGAACACGAATCAAGTCAGACCTCTGCGCTCACAATCTTGATTACAGCGATGTTACTGGTGATGTCAAGCGAtggattacattttaatatagcGGCGAACGTGCTTCAGTTCACAAGGTTGGTTTTATAACAGCAGGCTGAGCTGCTGTTATGACGCAGAGCTTTCGGTGAATAACACCGAATGAATTTGGCTAGTTTGTGCTTTACTTTGAGAGGCAATGTGCTCCGCACCATTGCAGATTTCTCAAGCGGCCATACGTCTGCGCAAAGGTcatcctgtgatgtcacaatgttaATCTCtgcagctttttaaatgttttttatcacaacacatcagaaagaaaaatggacaTCTACTTACCCTTAGAGTGAATGTTGATGTTCTTCGGCATTTACATCACAAGTTTCACatcctgcaaaataaaaataaatcatgtgtAATATTTCAGTTGCGTCCCTGGAGAAGGGAGCCATAACGATGTTCTGTTCATTCTAGGGTGCGTATTCTTGTGTAAGCCACGTGATTAAGTGGATTAGAGATTGCTGTAGGCATTTTACTGCTACTTTGCTTAACACAACCATTTACTGTCACGGCAACATCACCGTCCTCTTACGCCACATCTAGCATTACCGCCTGCCTCAGCTAGAACAGGTGCAGGTTCTACTATCGATTCAGCCAACCTGTCAATCTTGTATTCGGCGGATTGCTCTTTCTTCTGACCTGGGTAATTTCAGGCTATGACAGAAGAGGCGATCAAACTCCCTAGGAATGCTTAGGCtgaatacagctggatacagcagatggtggggtgggggagggggggggggggtaataggTTGGCATCCTAAATCCACATCCCTTTGTTCACCTATTTCTTTTCCCACATTTCTGCTGAAATTTCAGGTCGGTCTTAAGAGGCCTGTGCGATGTCACTGGGATGTACCTTTCATATCTCTGTTAGAGAGCTGAGATTAGGAGAAGGGCTATTAATCTGCAATTTAAAGGATGTGGAGGCCTGAATGCCCATGTATCGCCAAGCatcagctggagtggtgtaaaacacactgccattggaccgTGGAGCAGAGGAAAagcattctctggagtgatgaatcatgcttcactatctggcactATCTCACATCAATCTGGGTTTGGAGGAATGCATAGCGCCAAGTATACTTGCCCGAATAATTTGGAGAAGgcactttcctgtttcagcatgacaattctcctgtgcacaaagcaaggtccttaaagaaatgatttgctgagtttggtggggaacttgactggcctgcacagagccctgacatcTACCCCaacaaacacctttgggatgaactggaatgccgactgcgagCCCAGCCTTACGACCctacatcagtgcccaacctcactagtgctcttgtggctgaatggaagtgcatccttgcagccatgttccaaaccccccgcccccaccattTAATGTACTTTTGATGTGTGACATCAGCCACAGTCACAGTGTGTTTCTCTAACGGCTCCCTTCATTTACCTCTCCATGACTCACTCTGGAGTGctctctcctccccacacacagactatagagcctctccatctctctccatcccacCAGCAATTTCAAACCTGCCACGAGCCAGGTTCCCATGGAAACCACAAATTACCGGCCATCCACGaacagccctggggggggggggtcctctgtATGAGATACCCTGACTCTGGCAGACAGGCTGCATATatctgtatgcctgtgtgtgtatttcagttgtAGTGTAAGTATGAGATAGAAGGATGAAGGCTGCATTTACTACATAGGGCTGTTCTGTGAATTGTAGGTATTATGTCGCCAGGATTATgaaggggattttttttaaagataagaCAGTTGCATAATCATAGAAACAACCTTGAGCTGATTTCTTACAATGCAAGATTGCTGGGCAGTTGAAGATTTGTGGagctcaaaaaaaaagtctgtttctGTTGCAAACCTGTGCATCCTGTGTGTTCATTTACTACAGAACCGAAGCACAGGGCCCACCTGGATTTAGTCTCAGATTGGTCCAAGTGCTAATTAATTACCGACTGAAAGGTGCAACTggattacacattacacatttgGATCAATGAAAAGTTGGAAGACCTGGTCCTGTGAACCTTGTCAGGatataaaatcacacaaaaaaggtATTTGAAGAAAATCACAGCGGAGTGCTTGGTCGGAGATAATTACTGGCAGTTTCACTTTCCTCACAGAACTAaccacaaaataatttttaaaagtcagttTTTCCATCccagtgtttatttaaatatttttgacataCAGTGGTGGCAGTAGAACAAGGCAGGTAGCTTTAATATCCCCTGTCCTCTCCCGAGCGGTCCAGAAATACTAATTTATCATGAAGAGCAGACAGCCCATTGAGTTTCCAGCAGTCGGTTTGGTGTAATGTAGATATAGGTCCAAAGAAATGTATGCTAGTATGCTGCCCTCAGGGCAGAACTCCCATCAGCCCTTGCTCTAATGGCTGGATCACACAGGAGTCAGGGGAGCTTGTGATGCAGGGATTCTGGACCACGAGGGTAGGTACCGGAGTTGGTCTGCTCAAATTTAGTTGATGCGTTCAGAGCCTCTTCATCCAGCCAAAGCCAAACCTCTTTTATGGTCTATGCAGGACCTTACTTACTATACTACAACCACAAATACAGCTACAACTGCAACtgcaaacaataataaaaataattatagatTCAAAAAACTGTcttcaataaaaaaaggaaggcTTTAACATCATCTTCTGTAGCCCTGCCAAGCCATCTTCTCTAAACACAGCTGAGGGAAGTAGACTCACAGTCATTACTTGGCGGTGTAAGTTTAACAGGCTCAGTTCCCTGGGAGCCAGTGCATGCCACTACAATGAATTCACCACACTGAGAACCTTTAGGGAGTGCAGGGAAGGGATGAGGTAGTCCACAGGAGACATGCTGACTTATTCAACAGTAAAACCTATACTGGGACATGGAGGGATGGGAGTTAAAAATGACCTCAAAATGGTGGGACGATCAGGCTGTAGGACAGATGTACTGGTTGACTGTGATAAGCCATAAGTACAGCAGACATTTGTTCATGGAATGTGACCTCAAAAGAATGGAAATTCATGAAGCATTggatttgtgtttaatttgtgtgtaatTATTTGGCTGTAAATATATCTTATTGAGCTGATTTGTTATAAGAGCCTTTACTGCTGCAGTTCTCCATGCTATATTATGATACTGGCCTTTATGTTATGTAAACCCTGGTAATCTAATTAAGCATGTGTCTGTTCACTTAAATATGACGCACAATTAGACAGGACGGTAACAGGAGGGACtttgacggtgtgtgtgtgtgtgtgtctctcagcgGAGTTTGCGTGGCTGTGGTTCTACATACACATCTGCACCTGGGATGCCTGTGCCTCTCCATGTGTTGTGTTAGTGCCAGTCATGCTTGCCTGAATCATGTGTGTTAATCTAACCACAAACACTGACATCACAGCAAAGCACATACTTTCCCTGAAAGCCAGTTTTCACCAATTTTCCACCAAAGTTCTCCAGCCTGTGAGCAGAAACATAATGAAGTGTTGTCCATAGATGGCACTGACTGcccacccactccaccccacccccaacccctgcTTTGCCTTTTCCCTTACCTTGTGACCACTTCACCTTGTGTGCAGTGTTTGAATCCATCTGGTTTCAATCGTGAATCATGGACTGGCTAATTATTACACCTAATGAAACGGGATGGATCTGTTCCTCTTGCTGAGAGGTTTTTGTGCTGGAATATCTGAGGTTTGGAGTCGCACCTGAAAGCTGCACTCACAACTGATCTGAATCTGCTTTCTACCCACTCTCTACCCttctctctctacttctctctctctccttctccccctctctcgcctGTAGTGGTGTCCTCAGGAGTTGTTGTCCCTGCTGCTGGTTTCCATGCTGACCCCCAATCTTTGCTTTACTCTGTCAGAGGTTaccttccctcccacccccgaGTTTGCTTCAGCAGAGCAAGAGCCCCATGGTCACAGGCGCCATGGGAACAGTACGAGTCACCAGGTGAGGATGTGGCTATCGGCACACAGTGTGCCATAACGTCACCAGAAGACTAAGTCACTTTTTGTTGTTCTGCTCTTCTCAGCCTCAGAGCTGGAAAAACATAAATGGCTGCATATTAAATCAGTTCCGGGAATGAGTGAGAGGCTCATTGGCTCAGGTATAATCCTTAAATCCACAGTGACCATAATCCTTGGCACATCCacacccctctctgtctcaggtaATCCTTTTCTGGTGGAGGGGACCGAGTAAGAGTCTGGTCCACAGTCCTAGGTACGAGTAGGAGGTCGAGGATAGAGCGGAAAAGTGGGAGAAGCCCATTTACATACCCCTTCCTCCACCATCacttttctccatctctctctttcccatgCTGTGAAATGTCTCTGTCTGCATTTACATAAGAATCCCTTAGTGAAAGAGATATGGGTTTAACCAATCTTCCTCTTAGTCTGTGTGACATTAGTGTGTTATTTCATGCTAGTTTGAACATGGAAACACAAATAATCTCATTCAAATCAATGCATGCTGTTGCATGTCCTTGGCAAAGCCTTATATGTccaaaataaatagtttaaGAAATATATTGCATTAGATTTGTGTACTATTAAATGCATGGTGTTTTGAATAAACTTATTAATTACAATGCCACAAAGATTTGACAGTACATTTGGTTAGTGAAGATTTGTgtacaacaatgacaaaaaaggagaaatgatTCTATGGCACTTACAATTTGTCGGTTTTCTTTGTCCCTAAACCTCAAATTacaccctcctctcctttcctcccatACAGATATAGCATTGTGTCCACGGACGAGGAAGGCCTCAAAATCTCCACTCTTGGGCTCCACAACGGCCAAAGCTCCCAGACTCGCCACCAGCACTCCCTGGGCAgggcaggaggagaaggaggtggaggcGTTGGGGGTAGAGGCGAAGGTGGAGGGGAGGCGTCCATCCCGCTGCGAGGGATGGAGAGCAGCTACAATGGCAAGATCTCAACCACGGGGCCCAGCCAACCAAGGAACCGCTTTGTCAAGAAGAATGGGCAGTGCAATGTGGTCTTCACTAACATGGAGGACAAGCCTCGGCGCTACCTGGCTGACATCTTCACCACATGCGTGGACATCCGCTGGAGGTACCTGATGCTTATCTTCTCCTCCACATTCCTGGTGTCCTGGTTTTTCTTTGGGGTGGTGTTCTGGTGGGTGTCCAAGGCCCATGGAGACTTTGACTCACACCCGGGTCAGGGTCCCATTCTGGGGGAGGGCGGCGTAGGTGGACCTGGAGGGGTCTCGAGTGAAACAGGCGGAAAGCAGTGGAGGCCATGTCTCCTTCATGTGCAGGGTTTTGTGGGAGCCTTCCTGTTCTCCATTGAGACCCAGACCACCATAGGTTATGGTTGGAGGTGCGTGACAGAGGAGTGTCCAGTTGCCGTAGTGACAGTGGTGGTTCAGTCCATCGTGGGCTGCATCATTGAATCTTTTATGATTGGCACCATCATGGCCAAAATGGCGCGACCCAAGAAGAGGGCCCAGACCCTGCTGTTTTCCACCAACGCGGTCATCGCCCTGCGGGACGGCAAGCTGTGCCTCATGTGGCGGGTGGGAAACCTACGGAAGAGCCACATCGTGGAGGCCCACGTCCGTGCCCAGTTCATCAAGCCCTACGTCACGGCGGAGGGAGAGTACATCCCCCTGGAACAGACTGACATGAACGTGGGCTACGACCAGGGCATAGACAGACTCTTCCTCGTTTCCCCGCTCATCATTGTCCACGAAATTGACGAGGAGAGCCCACTCTACAGCATGAGTCGGGATGACCTGGAGAGCAATGACTTTGAGATTGTGGTGATCCTGGAAGGGATGGTGGAGGCGACCGCCATGACCACCCAGGCCCGCAGCTCCTACCTTGCCCGGGAGATCCTCTGGGGTCGCAGGTTTGAGCCTGTGGTCTACGAGGACCGTGACCGCTACCAGGTGGATTACTCCCGATTCCACCTGACCTATGAGGTTCCGTCCATGCCACACTGCAGCGCCAAGGAGCTCAGCGAAATGGCCAGCCGGTCCCCCTTTGCCTCCTCCCACTCCTCATCTCCTGGCAGCCCCAAAACCTCCCAACTCCTcttaccccctctctctccaagCGCCTTCTGCTATGAGAATGAGGTGGCCTTGTGCAGCAGGGAAGATGAGGTTGGGGAAAGGGATggcagggaaggggggaagAGGACAATTGTTGCAGTCGATTTCCAGGAGAGGTTTAAGGATGAGGCCAACGACATGCTGTGTGTCTTTGACGTGGACAGCCAGAGGGAGCTCGACAAGCTGCAGACCGCCATACCTCTTGACCCACTGAACTACAGGGCGGAGTCTGAGATCTGAGGCTCAACTCCTCCCCTCAAACCCCATCCCCTTGTCCACAGAGACCCATCTGAAGGTCTCACTCAAGAAATGGGCATTCCTGCTCTTAATTTGCACtttatgcatgtctgtgtcccAAAGCTTTCACCAGTATTTTCCCTACACTACCTTCTTTCCACAGAACAGATGTAAATCATCTCTCCTACCCTGTACTCTCAGCCTGTCTGACCCTACTTCTGTCCTACTGATTGGCTCCCGCAGCTCagctgtttctctctgcagcagagaggtgggcgtggccactCTACCGCACTCATCAGGTTTGGTCATCATTCAGGTCGTGCCAGTTGCTGTATTGTGGCTGTAAATAGGTCATTGCTGACCGTCAGACCCCAGGGAGAGAAGCACTATAGAGGCACTAAATCCTTCCATACTGACCAAACTGCAGCATGGTGAAAGAACTCCAAGCTCAGTGAGATTTGCAACTGAAATTCTGAGCACAAATATGTAGTCAGTGACCATGTGGGTTCCTTCCTTTCCTCCTGTATCGCTGTATCAGTGATATTATGGGATGTACACAGGGAGCAATACTCAGTTTTGGCATTTTTCACTCACCCCAAACAGACATACGCACAAAGGCTTCTATTAGTTGGAGATTTTAATCACAAACCAGGCCCAGGGCAAGGGTGGGGCAGAGATTACAATCGCTGCCCAAAAGTTGCCCAGTGGCCCAAAACTGGACCGGTCCATCTGGCAGAATCACTAGACTATCACTAGACTGCGGATGTACTGGTGTGGAGGGCGGGAGGGTCCATGTTCATGGCCCTTCTGAAGACAGAGGAAAGACTCCGATAACTACAGTATCACTGCATTAGGATAAGTGGGAGATGGCTAGGCAGCTAGGCACCCAAAACCACCCCACAGATTTCATGGAGACACGACAGATACAGATGTACTGTAGTATTGTCAGCCAATCTGAAAAAATCGGACTATTCTTCATGTAAATCAGGACATGGATTTAAGACAGACCTTTTTAAGACATGTTTACATGtgcatataaacatacacacaaacacaaaaggaaatACAATCTTTACAACATTTTCCTTTCATGAAGGgaataaaaaaactacaaacattCTGCAGACAACCTTCAGCTTCAAATCTTTAACAGATAAGAGTTAAAATGGGataaatttcagtttgtttgataattaaaagcaaacaaaaaatggcaGCAACATTTACTTAAGCTAGtagattatgaaaataattacataGAAAAGGTATTTTTGACACTACATGCCAAGATCAGTTGTCCCAGAATTCCACCAATTCCAAAACATTGTTAGGTATGTCTAAGgattgccatttttattttttgtgtcacTTCATCACAGTCCACCTTCCTGAAAGTGCAGTCCACCTACCTGACAGACAAAGGGATCCCAGCACCGTTTAGAGACTAAACACAACAACCTATTTTAGAGCAGGTCAAATAGACATTTTGTTCAAAGCTTTTCTGCCTATTCAAAGCAGTGGCAgtacaatttcagtttttggttcaattttgaaaatacagcacCCAGAACTGGGTGGTGCTAGAGGATACCTTCAGACCTCCATAATGGTTATTCTCACTTGGTCATTGACTCCTGTCTGCTTTCCTCCCAGATGCAAAAGCCGGCCTTCTGAGGATGATCTATGAATAGAAAGGTGTGTGACTTTTTTACCAAGCTGCATAACCAAATTAAACATGTCTAATTGCAACTGTATGTCTTTCCTAATGTATGCATAGTTTACACTGAGTTAAATATAATGAAACCCACagtcaaaacaataacaaaccactgcacagtaaaaataatttccataaaAACATGGTGAGCGGAGTCTAAGCCCATGGAATGTAGTTTGCGCTCAGCTAAATTTAATAGGGATGTGTAATATAGGAATTTAATAGGACTGCATTAAAGTACTGTATGCCTATCAggcttatttgtttgtttggtacCAAACTGTAAGTGTCAAAACTGGTCTCTAGGAGTCtctagaggtttttttttctgaaacaaatgtaaatattagtttttaaaaatgcgaaataatatacagtatatttttggAAACACTTCTTATGTTGTTCGTCTGTCTGAAGTCCAGGTTCCTTTTTGTTCTTCGTGAAACAAActtctttccatttttattaatcctccaatgtgaatttatttttgtcttttataccccacctgtgtgtgtaaataagATAAGTATTTGAGCAATATATGTTGTCATTAACTTctcaaaattacattaaatgtttacaaaatgtaataatttatgcATTAAGTGCGGAAGTGATTTGAACAGAATTCAACCAATAATATAGTTTAAGGACAAAAATGCGTGTTGAATCAGGAGCAGATTTCtgctatttctttttgttttctgttgaacTTTACTGTTcatataaagttttttttcaaaaatattgatagtttacaaaaataaaataataataaaaaagaaatgatttataTTATGAAAGTTATGAAGAAGAACATGGAATTTTATTCATGTGGAAGTATTAAACAACCCCACAACAGAGAAAGAGGCTAATATGGGTGTTTCGTGTGGCTGGTAAAATCaggttttaattttctttttgcatttcctGTCATGCTTTTCTTACCTACTGCTATGCTTTCCTGTTGAACATACtatgaataatattaatattaatgcacTGTATAAATGAATCCCTCTTGCAAAGAACTACACAAACTCAGATGTTTTATTGAACTGGGTATACAAAACCCAAATGGACAAACTTGAAGAAAGAATTAAATGAATAAGCACTTTATCCTTGTCTATCATTGTCTTTCTGTcgcaaagtattaaataaaataattatattgtaaatcgtttgttttcaaagtttttcTTATATTTCTCACTAGTGATTTTAACATTACCACAACCACCAGCCATGGTAACACCAAGTTCTGCATTAGTCAACCATTCAAGTCCAGCATTGACCATTCtgctgtacatactgtatgtaaatttgccataaacacacacagtagtgTTTTTGACAGTGGCACTAGTTCATTTATCATGTTTATGAACACTTTGGTTGCCCTTAACGTCATGTTTATGCAAATGAAGGTTTctaaagacagaaagagatggagagtggGAGGTAAATTATTGTAATCCACAGTTTGCCATTGACCTGGTTGGCTGTAAAGTACACCGCTGTCAATAATGAATGCTCTCACATTTGAACCCACTCTAACACATTtaagtgtgtacatgtgtgcatggaCTGAAGCTACGTGTACACCTACAGACCAaggcacatgcgcacacatgacACATGGACATTAATCTATAGCACTACAGAAGGAGGCCGCTTCATTCGGTAATCTTAAgagtacacattcacacactaagATACAGTAAGCAGACATTTATATCCAAAACACACCTTCAATGGAGATAGGAAAAAAGATTAATctgcgcacatgtgtgtttgtgtacatatgCCAGAggcacaaagacagacagatggacaggctGAAAGACCTGCAGAGGCATGgtcacacacatcctcactggTAAACCCTGGCCTCGTCACTAGGTGGCTCTGAAGACTTCCACTTTGGCAGAGCTTACATTGAGGCAGGATGTTGGAAACAGAGCCCTCCAGTGGTTACATGAGCTACTGCAGCACAATTAATTCCCCAGCAGAATGGGACAGTTGAGATGTGTTTGCTTCACTGTTTGTTAGGTCAGCGGCAGGTCAGGGGACACCCTTAGGCATGACTATCCAAAATAATATCCATTCAAATCGCTAAGTGATAATGCGGGAAGAAAGGCCCTGTTGGATGAGGTTCCGGGTGATTGGGGGTCCCACGTGGGCATAGGGGGGTCCCCGATGGAGGGTAGAGGCAGGGGAGAAAGAGGTACTGCTGATGTACACTGTGTCCTAAGAGCAGCAAGACCAACAACCATGACTGTTAGGGACGGTGCCAGCAACTCAGAACAGACCCCGGAGCTGCGTTGCAGAACACGACATCCAGCGCACAGGCTGCTCTGTGGAGGAAACATCCAGAGGGCCTGTTTAAATGCTACATTACAGTGATCCGTCACACCCCACTTTCCATTTAGGCCCCTGGgggtgtggggatgtggggtggtgagggggggggagggatggttATATGTACAGAGTGCCTGGGTCTAGAGAACACGGGTGCCTGGGTGTGGCCGTGGTGCCTCTGCACAGCTCTTTCTGCCAGGCCATCTGGGGTCCGGAATGCAGTGGGAGCCATTTGGCACATGGGTGACCTGCCAACAGGAGCGCCCCCTGGTGCTGATCTGAAAATACCGCGCTCACCTGACAGGGGTGCATAAGGAGAGTGTTTGTCAAAtgtcacatgacaaaaaatacGTATTTTCGCACCTTTAGGATTTTATGTTGCAGAACTTCATACTTTGTCGCACAGTGTTGACTGGACAACCAAATGGAACACTGAAATTCATTGTCATGAATACatcattatttttggtttatctGAGCGACAGACCACCttcctttttctgtttgcatcatttaaaaaaaaaaaagtagatataaaattaatttctcccTTATTTCTCAGTAATTTCGTTGGGCGCTGCAATGTTTCCACAGACGTAAACATCAGCAGTTTGGAGTTTCGTTACCATAGACAATAGAACCCGCTCCACAGCCCTATGCCAgggctatataaatgcaaaacattgtGCGACACTTTAATTTTTGATACACAACACTTGTCAAAATAGTCATGCAACAAAGGATAAATCAGGCTTAAACCCATACACAACACTGCCCGTATTGATGGGAGTTTTATTCCCAGCTGTTGtgctttctgtactgtgatctcCATCTGTGTCCATCTCTGTTTTCCCcatctgaataaagtgaaagaaTGCATAAAGAAGGTATCGGCCTCACTACTTTTGttctgttgtttaaaaaaaaaaaaaggatctgtCCTGTCTTCCAACTGCAACAGGGTGAGGAGTCTTGAGGTTGGAACGGGAGGCCGACCTCCTGGCCTAATAACAGGCATGGTGACAGGGCAGCGGGATCCTATCGCCTCTAAAGCTGCAGGTGCGCGAACACCTTCCGCTCTGTCTTACAAAAACAGAGCGAAATGCTGGGCCTACCACTGCAGGCCTCCACCTGGACACCTGACACAAGTGAGAAGATAGAAGTAAACAAGCAAGTTGGGAGTCACATCATGCCTGTGCCAGTAAATGACACTGAACTCTACGATTTGTATATATGTCCCTAAGTACACTCTATGGTAAATGAGCATCTCTTCCTGCACTCGGCCAATGAGCATCACTGGCCGAGTGCAgggacgacatagctcaggaggtaagaccgattgtctagcagtcggaggattgccggttcaaaccctgccctgggcatgtcgaagtgtccttgagcaagacacctaacccccaactgctaactgctctggcgaatgagaggcatcaattgtaaagcgctttggataaaagcgctatataaatgcagtccagtcCATCACTTCCTATACTCAGCCAATGAGCATCACTTCCTATACTCAGCCAATAGGCATCACTTCTTGTAGTTCTCCTGCATTAGTGTAAGGAAATAAACAGTGTGAAGGAAGTCGGTGCACGGTAGAGAGGCGTACAGTGCAGTCATTGAGTGACTCAGTCAGTCGGTCAAAGCCAGTCAGTGAGCCAGTGTGTCAGTTGCTCTGACAAACATCTCCCCTGTTCAGCTATAATTCGTTTTGTCAGCCTACTGGCTACGGTTACTCGATCAAGACGTGTCGAAACACTGTTTACTGGGGTTTGTGATGCGTGATATCACAGTGACTCAGCTTTCATGTTTTGCTCGGGAAGGAAACCAATGTCACCTTTTTCCGAAGCCAAATTCTATGTTTTTAAACTTTCCATGCACAGGAAATTTTGAACAAGTGATATGAGAAGTTCCTGAGTCAGTAAATCAGTGTGTCATTCACTATGTAAGTGAGCTGGCATATTTGCCACATGAAATGTGCGCATTTGTGTTTATGGGTACATCAGTCTGAATGGAAAGCCCCGTTTTATCTCCATGTCCCCGTTCCAGTAATTAAATCACTCAAGCCTCCCAACTTTAATCTAATTAAAATCATCCTTCTTTTCCTCTAACAAGGTAAAACCCCTTCTAGCTTCCTTTAATaccgtcctcctcttcctcctcctttcccaccccctctctttccAGACTCCCCTTCCTCCGTTCCCAAGTCCCACAACATTCCAACAgt
This window encodes:
- the LOC118216673 gene encoding inward rectifier potassium channel 4-like, with product MVTGAMGTVRVTRYSIVSTDEEGLKISTLGLHNGQSSQTRHQHSLGRAGGEGGGGVGGRGEGGGEASIPLRGMESSYNGKISTTGPSQPRNRFVKKNGQCNVVFTNMEDKPRRYLADIFTTCVDIRWRYLMLIFSSTFLVSWFFFGVVFWWVSKAHGDFDSHPGQGPILGEGGVGGPGGVSSETGGKQWRPCLLHVQGFVGAFLFSIETQTTIGYGWRCVTEECPVAVVTVVVQSIVGCIIESFMIGTIMAKMARPKKRAQTLLFSTNAVIALRDGKLCLMWRVGNLRKSHIVEAHVRAQFIKPYVTAEGEYIPLEQTDMNVGYDQGIDRLFLVSPLIIVHEIDEESPLYSMSRDDLESNDFEIVVILEGMVEATAMTTQARSSYLAREILWGRRFEPVVYEDRDRYQVDYSRFHLTYEVPSMPHCSAKELSEMASRSPFASSHSSSPGSPKTSQLLLPPLSPSAFCYENEVALCSREDEVGERDGREGGKRTIVAVDFQERFKDEANDMLCVFDVDSQRELDKLQTAIPLDPLNYRAESEI